The Mycolicibacterium parafortuitum nucleotide sequence ACTGCGTTCGGTGTCGCGGTGACCGTCGCGTTCACGGCGGTCACGGTGGGCTTCGCCTGCCTGCAGTACCTCGGGGTGCGGCGCATCCCGACATGACCCCGGTCCGGAGTCGCCGCCACAAGAGGTCGTGGCGTCGACTCCGGTACCGGCGCCCAGGAAAACCCTACGAGAAAAGGAATGTTCGATGACCGCAACCACTCTGCCCGCCACCGACACCCGCAGCGGACTGCTCCGATTCGCGATGCGCCTGGACGCGGTGCTCGTCGGCATCACGGGGATCCCGTTCGTCGCGGCGGCCGGGTGGCTGTCGTCACTGACCGGTATCCCGGTCGCGGTCGAGTACAGCCTCGGCGTCTTCTTCCTGGCCTACGGCGTGGTGGTGTACCGGCTCGCCGGGCTGGACCGCGTCCGGCCGGGCGCCATCGCGACCATCGCCGCGAACGCGTTGTTCACCGTCGGCTTCGTCGGTGCCGAGGTCGCCGGGATCTGGCCGCTGACCGGCTGGGGTGTCGGCCTGCTGCTCGGTGGCGCGCTCTACACCGCGGTGATCGGCGCCGTGCAGTACGTCGGTTTGCGGCGTCTCTAGGGTCAGAGCTTGCGCAGGCGCAGCCGGTTGATCGAGTGATCGGAGTCCTTGCGCAACACCAGCGTCGCCCGCGGCCTCGTCGGCAGGATGTTCTCGATCAGGTTGGGCCGGTTGATCGAATGCCAGATGTCGCGGGCGGCGAACACGGCCGCCTCGTCGGTCAGCGTGGAGTAGTGATGGAAGTGCGACGCCGGATCGGCGAACGCCCCTTCGCGCATCGACAGGAACCGCGAGATGTACCAGTTCTCGATGTCCTCGATGCGCGCGTCGACGTAGACCGAGAAGTCGAACAGGTCCGACACCATCAGCGCCGGACCGGTCTGCAGGACGTTGAGGCCCTCCAGGATCAGGATGTCGGGGTGCTCGATGATCTGCTTCTCACCCGGCACGATGTCGTAGAGCAGATGCGAATACACCGGCGCGCAGGCGACGTCGGATCCCGATTTCACCGCGGTGACGAACCGCATCAGCTTCCTGCGGTCGTAGCTCTCCGGGAAACCTTTGCGGTGCATCAGGTTCCGCCGGGCCAGCTCGGCGTTCGGGTACAGGAAGCCGTCGGTGGTGACCAGGTCGACGCGGGGGTGGTGTTCCCAGCGCGCCAGCAGCGCCTGCAGCACACGCGCGGTGGTCGACTTGCCCACCGCGACACTGCCGGCGACGCCGATCACGAACGGCACCGGACGGTCCGGGTTCTGCTGCGGTTCGCCCAGGAAGTGCGCGGTGGTCGCGAACAGTGCCTGACGGGCTGCCACCTGCAGATGGATCAACCGGGCCAGCGGCAGATAGACCTCTTCGACCTCGAGAAGGTCGATCTTCTCGCCGAGACCCCGTAGCCGGACGAGCTCGTCCTCGGTCAGCTTCAGCGGCGTCGACATGCGCAGTGCCCGCCACTGGGTCCGGTCGAACTCCACGTAGGGGCTGGGTTCGCTCAGCCGCGCCATGGGCACAGTCTTGCAGTTAGCGTATGCAGACATGGACCTAGGTAGGGATTCGAGCCGGCTGATCCGCGAATACCTGATGCTCGGCCTGCGCTTCGACAGGATCGAGGAAGGCTATGTCGACTCGTTCACCGGCGACCCGGCGCTGCGGCAGATCGTCGCCTCCGAACCCCAGCCCGACCCCGCCGATCTGGTCCGTCAGGCCGAGCGGCTGCTCGCCGAACTGCCCGCCGGGCTGGAGGAGCCGCGCGCCGCGTTCGTCGGTGCGCACCTGCGCGCGCTGGCCTGCGCGGGCCGCAAGTTCGCCGGTGAGGAGG carries:
- the coaA gene encoding type I pantothenate kinase — encoded protein: MARLSEPSPYVEFDRTQWRALRMSTPLKLTEDELVRLRGLGEKIDLLEVEEVYLPLARLIHLQVAARQALFATTAHFLGEPQQNPDRPVPFVIGVAGSVAVGKSTTARVLQALLARWEHHPRVDLVTTDGFLYPNAELARRNLMHRKGFPESYDRRKLMRFVTAVKSGSDVACAPVYSHLLYDIVPGEKQIIEHPDILILEGLNVLQTGPALMVSDLFDFSVYVDARIEDIENWYISRFLSMREGAFADPASHFHHYSTLTDEAAVFAARDIWHSINRPNLIENILPTRPRATLVLRKDSDHSINRLRLRKL